CTACAAAAAGAGGATAGTTGCCCAGCAGCTTGATTAGGATGATCTGGACAGGTAGAAACAGGGCGAGAATTAAAGCAACTTTTTTCTTCACCTTTCAAAAATAGGGTTTTTCGGGATGAACCTGCAAGAGCCGGAAGCCAAGACTTTTATAAATATGAGACAATTTTATGGAAAGCTTTAAAACTTCTCGCTTCCTGAGCCGATGTCTTGTTTATTACCCAAAATATTTCTTACAAAGCATCCCCTCCTCCGGAGGGGTGACCGAAGGTCGGGGTGGGTAATGGGAACCCTACTCTTAATTTTGTCCCTAAATCACAGATGATTTGTGTTTTCTCTACAGATTATTTTTCTGGTGAGGTTAGATATTAAGCTGGGGATGAATACCACCTAAAAATACAATATTTCGGAAACGATATCTTATAGTTTAAAACCAAATTTTCTTGCAAAGCATCCCCTCCTCCGAAGGGGTGCCTGTAAGGCGGGGTGGGAGGAGTCTGGCCGAAGGTCGGGGTGGGCAATCCCCTTATTATGAATAATTTTCAATTATGAACTTCTTTAAATTCTCCATAACCCGTTCAACATCCATCATTACCTCAGTAGCACTCACTTTCCAGACCAGTAACCCCAGATTTTGAAGATAAGTTTCCCGCCTATTATCATATTCTTTCTTTTCATTATGACTGGCTCCATCAATTTCAACAATCAGGCTTAAACCTTTTACATAAAAATCTACAATATAATGTCCAATCACCCGCTGCCGATCAAAATCTATGTTATAAAATTTTCTCTTGTGCACCTGCTGCCAAAAAACGATTTCCGGTAAATTTCCCATTTTTCGCAGTGCCCTTGCTCTGTTTCTCAGATTTTTTTCTGCAGGCAAATATGTAGCAGATTTTCGGTATATAGGAACCGAGTCAATAGTAGCAAGAACAGGAGGTTTCTTTTCCACCCCGTCCTGCGGACACCCCTCCGAGGGAGGGGACACAGCATGAGATATTTTATTATTATCATTGATCATGGTTTAAGATAATGAATTTTCAGATGAGCCAGTAGAAGTAATTGTGCTTTTATAAGGATCAGCTGCAAGTTGGAAAGTAACATCACCTTAACAACTGCAGTATTTCGGAAACGATGTCTTGTAGTTTAAAACCAAATTTTCTTACAAAGCATCCCCTCCTCCGGAGGGGTGACCGAAGGTCGGGGTGGTTAATGGGAACCCTACTCATAATTTTGTCCCTAATTCACAGATTATTTTCGTTTTCTCTGCAGATTATTTTTCTGGTAAGGTTAGATATTAAGCTGGGGATGAATACCACCTTTAAAAATACAATATTTCGGAAACGATGTCTTATAGTTTAAAACCAAATTTTCTTGCAAAGCATCCCCTCCTCCGGAGGGGTGCCTGTAAGGCGGGGTGGGAGGAGTCTGGCCGAAGGTCGGGGTGGGAGGTGTGGCCGTAATGCTCTACTATTTCTTATATTTGTGAGAATTCAAACTAACATTATCATGAACGAAGAAATAAGGGCTTTGGAACCAAAGCCACTCTGGAATAAATTTGCCGATCTCAATGCCGTGCCCAGACCCTCAAAAAAGGAGGAACGGGTCATAGAATTCATGAAGAAATTCGGAAATGACCTGGGGCTGGAAACCGAAGTTGATGAGGTAGGAAACGTGATTATCCGCAAACTGGCCACTCCGGGAATGGAGAACAAAAAACCTGTAGTGCTGCAGTCTCACCTCGATATGGTCCACCAGAAAAACAACGATTCCAATTTCGATTTTGAGAATCAGGGGATCGAAATGTATGTTGATGGTGACTGGGTGCGGGCTAAAGGCACTACCCTTGGAGCCGATAACGGTCTTGGAGTGGCCACCATGATGGCTATTCTGGAAAGCAACGACATTCAGCATCCTCCACTCGAAGCACTTTTTACCATTGACGAAGAGACCGGGATGACCGGGGCCATGGGGTTAAAACCCGGAATTCTAAAGGGAGATATCCTGCTTAACCTCGATACCGAAGAAGATAATGAAATAGGCATTGGCTGTGCCGGTGGGGTTGATATCACTGCCTCGCGCACTTATACCGAAGAAGCTGTGCCCCAAGATACCATAGCTTACAGGGTGCAGGTAAAAAGCCTGCAGGGAGGCCATTCCGGGATGGATATTATCAAAGGTCTTGGCAACGCAAATAAGCTCATGAACCGCATCCTCTTCGGGGGTATGAGAACTTCGGAATGAGAATTTCTGAAATCAATGGCGGCGGACTCCGTAATGCCATTCCACGGGAAAGTGAAGCTGTAGTTGTGGTAGAGAACATTCAGAAGAAAGACTTTACAGCTGAAATAGGGAAAGCCATTCAGCAGATTAAGCAGGAATATAAAAGCCTGGAACCAAAGCTGCATATTGAGGTTTCAGAAACTGAAGCCCCTCAAAAAGTGATGGAACTTGGAGCGCAGGAGTTACTGCTGAAGTCTCTTTATGCTGCCCATAACGGCGTGTACCGGATGAGCCCCGACATTGAAGGCCTGGTAGAAACTTCAAACAACCTGGCGCGCGTGACGGTCAAAAATGGCAAAATTGAAGTGCTTTGTTTGACCCGCTCTTCAGTAGATTCTTCAAAAACCGATCTGGCCAACAGCCTTCGCGCCGGTTTTGAACTTGCAGGTTTTGAAGTGGAACTCTCGGGAGCATATCCCGGCTGGGCTCCCAATATGGATTCTCCCATTTTAAAGGTGCTCGACGAGCTTTACAGGAAAATGAATACCGATGAACCCGATATTGCTGCCTGCCATGCCGGCCTGGAATGTGGAATTTTAGGAAAAAACTATCCTGAAATGGACATGATCTCCTTTGGCCCCACCATTCGCGGAGCCCATTCGCCCGATGAAAGAGCAAGCATCTCCTCTGCCCAGAAATACTGGGAATTTGTGCTTGAAGTATTGAAGAACATTCCCGGGAAGAAGTAATTCTTCAGGATCATTTAAATAAAAAAGCTTCCAAAAATGCCATTTTTGGAAGCTTTTTTTGTGGGGATCCTTCTTCTACTGAATATCTACCAGCTCTACTTCAAAAATGAGATCGGCAGATGGCGGGATAACTGGTGGTGCACCGTTTTCTCCATATCCAAGGTGGGAAGGAATGTACAATACGGCTTTATCGCCTACCTGCATTTGCTGTACACCTTCTTTAAATCCTGGGATCATTGGGGCGTCTTTGCTGTAAAGCATTGGCATAGGAGCATAACCGCCCATTTGCTTTCTTCTTTCGTTGAGCATTCCGGCTTCTTCGGCCACTGTTTCAATATTGGTGTCAAAAAGGTCGCCAGAGCTTAAATAGCCTTTGTAATTTACCCTCACGGTGTCTCCCTGCTGTGGTTTAGGGCCTTCACCTTCTTTCAGAAATGCAATCTGGAGTCCGCTTTCAAGTGCTTTTGCATCGGTTTTTAATTCCTCGTAACGCTGTGCGTTGGCAGAGCGCTGCTCGTTCATCTGGCGTTCCTTTTCTTCAGCTTCAGCTTTAAAATCGGCTAACTGCTGAGTGAGAACTTCAGCAGCTTTAAAATTTTTGGCTGCCTGGCCTTTGCGGATAATCTTTACTTCCTGCATCACCACATCTTCAAGAGGGCGGTCATTTGCGCCTGTTTCCACATTTCCAATGGCGTTTACCACGTCCATGCCTTTTACCACTTCACCAAATACGGTATGCATGCCGTTTAACCACGGAGTTTCTTTTAAGGTGATAAAGAACTGGCTTCCGTTGGTGTTAGGGCCCGAGTTGGCCATAGAAAGGATTCCGGCTGAATCATGGGTAAGTGTATCTACAATCTCATTCGGGAATTTATAGCCCGGGCCGCCGCTACCGGTACCCTGCGGGTCGCCCCCCTGAATCATGAAATCTCCAATTACACGGTGAAAAACGAGTCCGTCGTAAAATGGCTTATTCTGGTACTGCTCTTCGGCCATGCTGCTTGTGCCTTCGGCAAGGGAAACAAAACTGGCAACGGTCATTGGGGTTGCTTCAAAGTAAAGTTCGGCGATAAAATCTCCCTGGTTGGTTTTGAATTCGGCATACATTCCGTCTTCAAGATCCGGATAATCGTCATTACAGGCAGTAAAAGCAAACAGCAGGCTGCATAAAAGTAAAAAAGTGATTTTCTTCATGTTTAAATTAATTGTTTAGTTGTTATTTTCCTGATTAGCTTCAGGTGCTTCTGAAATATCTATAAGCGTAACCGTAGAAATCAACGGTACGTCAGATCCTATTCTTTTTTTATCTCCGTAATATCCGAAGGCTTTATGGGAAGGGAACAAGAAGGTTACTGTTTCTCCTTCCTTCATAAGTTTTAGCCCCTGCCTCAAGCCACTAAAAAGTTCTTCCTGGTCTATGGCATAGGTGCGGGGTACAATCTCTTCATCGGTGTAAATGTCACGGCCTTCGAGGGTTTTGAGGTTGTAATCGAATTCCACCACATCACCAAATTCGGGAGTTCTTGCCCTGGTGGTGTCTTTTTTATTGTAATAGTACCAAAACCCGTTGGCAGAGGAAAGGTATTCGCGGGTAGTATCGGATTTGATGATCTGTTGAATCCTGGCTTCCTCTTCGGCAACAATCTTTCTGTTTCGCTCCACGGCCTCATTGATATAAGAGCCGGTTTCCTGTGAGACCGGCCTTCTGGCTTCGGGTGATTTGCATGAAAAAAGGAGCAGGCCCGTCATCAGTAATACATATTTCATTTTCATAGTGCCAGTTTTGTCTTATAGGCAGGCAAGATACTAATAAATCTTTCAACTGTCTCTTGCAGAGAGAGATCGCTTTTGCCCCCGGCAGCGTTGGTGTGGCCGCCGCCTTCAAAATGC
This Salinimicrobium tongyeongense DNA region includes the following protein-coding sequences:
- a CDS encoding endonuclease domain-containing protein, producing MINDNNKISHAVSPPSEGCPQDGVEKKPPVLATIDSVPIYRKSATYLPAEKNLRNRARALRKMGNLPEIVFWQQVHKRKFYNIDFDRQRVIGHYIVDFYVKGLSLIVEIDGASHNEKKEYDNRRETYLQNLGLLVWKVSATEVMMDVERVMENLKKFIIENYS
- a CDS encoding peptidylprolyl isomerase: MKKITFLLLCSLLFAFTACNDDYPDLEDGMYAEFKTNQGDFIAELYFEATPMTVASFVSLAEGTSSMAEEQYQNKPFYDGLVFHRVIGDFMIQGGDPQGTGSGGPGYKFPNEIVDTLTHDSAGILSMANSGPNTNGSQFFITLKETPWLNGMHTVFGEVVKGMDVVNAIGNVETGANDRPLEDVVMQEVKIIRKGQAAKNFKAAEVLTQQLADFKAEAEEKERQMNEQRSANAQRYEELKTDAKALESGLQIAFLKEGEGPKPQQGDTVRVNYKGYLSSGDLFDTNIETVAEEAGMLNERRKQMGGYAPMPMLYSKDAPMIPGFKEGVQQMQVGDKAVLYIPSHLGYGENGAPPVIPPSADLIFEVELVDIQ
- the gldI gene encoding gliding motility-associated peptidyl-prolyl isomerase GldI — its product is MKMKYVLLMTGLLLFSCKSPEARRPVSQETGSYINEAVERNRKIVAEEEARIQQIIKSDTTREYLSSANGFWYYYNKKDTTRARTPEFGDVVEFDYNLKTLEGRDIYTDEEIVPRTYAIDQEELFSGLRQGLKLMKEGETVTFLFPSHKAFGYYGDKKRIGSDVPLISTVTLIDISEAPEANQENNN